Proteins encoded in a region of the Salminus brasiliensis chromosome 2, fSalBra1.hap2, whole genome shotgun sequence genome:
- the phrf1 gene encoding uncharacterized protein phrf1 isoform X3, whose protein sequence is MDEEDSQDELINKNASHGKGKRPATSILSDEENSEDGEDSLGGETDSEEDEDDASVEGEEEDVEEDSEPEDAEKDLEGAVGSTSADLAGLSSDEDAEKCPICLNSFHEQPVATPESCEHYFCLDCILEWAKNANSCPVDRIVFSNILLRKCHGGKVQKTIAVNKSAKASQEEQVDLELEQTNCEVCGGSDREDRLLLCDGCDAGYHMECLTPPLDAVPVEEWFCPECSPNNRNRRSERADEDEGSILPTTSRSLLSNSRPTRAIARTQHSERVRANVNRHRITQLAPRYLMQSTWLDETINAVVAGLNTAVYVRDLTPRPRSRRRRKTVRRRKSKTDGKTAGGKSTGVRRRKRRARRTRKKLVVKKTTTRGRIAHSLGIKKPVRSSSIPSVYRPSEQTLGSMRADIGAASLSIYGDPFDLDSFADEEEEVQQTPTPSSLLEAKRRGLSRSAMRSHQPVARPISAGLPSRRGHSIPQIEEVAEAAPVPDLLGSILSGQSMLLMDSSDVVINRDGSLKATKPVSLSLPRSSISSSSTSGESGITPTGSSPFQSNRQPTPSSSCSSPLKRPSSHSSSPLSPVSPSQPTLHTPVTSPGHPRLHMPLPHRPLPSHPPGTEHSQWGTCGVRGQPPTRVTSGASDSRLGERGDASQQIPGKKPPPKPVWVDVSGLPRIPKIKRENRSEAHSSRGSISNNLPESSMTGLAGGKGRQHTVDQQGASASRQSRTVDSHRQRLDRTGPSSSFSNSFSTPSSSSSVTSNPRPSSSSAISFRINTSGNPWHARRLSAPEPSGAKDEESAKRTQKHKQMLLSSHSQAKKVSVKSEVYDPFNPTGSDSSESEAENDCPEMLSTMGQNEGVKQQIKAEPMDFEQPEEEESTGMCIQVKMEPASIKEDPWQRPSYTQMQSESLAAVMAYSGSPALSDIEHSAPPESPFTKALDRSRSSSASSQRSDDKVKIEVKSEPEDVPSPAKPMSKPEVPKGNGLCDEVPSAASTFDVSHKSKEKEIISPCSKPEEEEGQSGYSSQSSPSKDESCNEKNKQSWTEDRKHLSSRSPGRRRSRSRSKEKRRSRSRSKEKRRSRSRSKEKKRSRSRSKEKRRSRSRSRDRRRSRSTSKDRRRSSSRSRDRRCSRSRDRMRSRSRSKDRRSSRSRSPVRRRSRSKSEERKHSRSRSKERKPPRLQDKQHSTLSSSSESSRKKKAKHDSRDYDARGKGGHKKSKEKRRSRSRSRSRSRSIERRREQTSSHKSSSASRDECDMRSKRRRSRSSSRDQRRRVDVSEGIHQKERNTNKSTATTSIEAKEPNCSLNKNAETESGENQCATGTAIKVSIKKEKEVSNPGFSTLIEKTDKIKAETPSVEVSNKPHEAKPKEIKQEDVWTLGEAEEAQMQKDKKREIEQSNTLFEELIKPEEIKKEEITTSGDTKTSREFNEVCSSKTSTPRNHSSYLLHQGEKSTDDVLKPPEQIKIEQVWPDEEDCNNNDDDDDDDDPYSDGALVINLSTPDPAPMDCEKETDCEFTSLPVVEKEEMEVVPIQAPCPVKQEPVDSSDEDINVDYLIDNLDFIKKEMKEGPVTNSPSAAEPHPVMQGVTGGAKQEVESALVIGGTKAKSQGKRVTWNIQEPEGPQPEKMSKLALFKLKLKQEGSRKAASTSSTYSSSQELTPVQVGPKPAGTSLNTPLQEEQSDLTQGGSKSRKVEVLQDPHQKDKYMKKLHMQERAIEEVKLAIKPFYQKRDITKEEYKEILRKAVQKVCHSKSGEINPVKVANLVKAYVDKYKHAKKHRKGESLGKSQNAEGLKDSETPG, encoded by the exons ATGGATGAGGAGGACAGCCAGGATGAGCTGATCAATAAGAACGCTTCTCATGGGAAAGGAAAGAGACCTGCCACTTCTATTCTTTCGGATGAAG AAAATTCTGAAGATGGAGAAGACTCACTGGGAGGAGAAAcagacagtgaggaggatgaagatgatgcCTCTGTggaaggagaagaggaagatgTTGAGGAGGATAGTGAAC CTGAGGATGCTGAAAAGGACCTGGAGGGGGCGGTAGGGAGCACCTCTGCTGACCTTGCTGGGCTGAGCTCAGATGAGGATGCAGAGAAATGCCCAATCTGCCTGAACTCGTTCCATGAGCAGCCAGTAGCCACCCCCGAGAGTTGTGAACACTACTTCTGTCTAGACTGCATTTTGGAATGGGCCAAG AACGCTAACTCCTGTCCTGTGGACCGGATAGTCTTCAGCAATATCCTACTACGAAAATGCCATGGAGGCAAAGTCCAGAAAACG ATTGCGGTTAATAAGTCTGCAAAAGCTAGTCAGGAGGAGCAGGTGGATCTGGAACTGGAGCAGACCAACTGTGAGGTGTGTGGGGGGTCGGATAGAGAAGACCGCCTGCTGTTGTGTGATGGATGTGATGCAGG GTACCACATGGAATGTTTAACACCCCCCTTGGATGCTGTGCCTGTGGAGGAGTGGTTTTGCCCAGAATGTTCACCAAACAACCGTAACAGAA gaaGTGAGCGGGCAGATGAGGATGAGGGCAGTATTCTACCCACCACCAGCCGCTCACTGCTGAGCAACTCCAGGCCTACCAGAGCCATCGCACGTACTCAGCACAGCGAGAGGGTCCGCGCCAACGTCAACAGACACCGCATCACACAG CTTGCTCCCCGGTACCTGATGCAGTCCACCTGGCTGGACGAGACAATTAATGCTGTGGTGGCTGGACTTAACACAGCTGTGTACGTGCGGGACTTGACTCCTCGCCCACGGTCCCGTAGGAGACGGAAGACAG TtagaagaagaaaatcaaaaacgGATGGGAAAACTGCTGGGGGCAAAAGCACAGGGGTGAGAAGACGGAAACGTAGAGCGAggagaacaagaaaaaaattG GTTGTGAAGAAGACCACCACTCGGGGCCGAATTGCACACAGCCTGGGCATTAAGAAACCTGTCCGCAGCTCTTCCATCCCCTCTGTCTACCGTCCATCTGAGCAGACACTGGGCAGCATGAGAGCTGACATTGGTGCAGCCTCCCTTTCTATTTATGGAGACCCTTTTGACCTTGACTCCTTTGCTGATGA GgaagaggaggtgcagcagacACCAACTCCATCCTCGTTACTGGAGGCTAAGCGACGAGGTTTGTCTCGTTCTGCCATGCGTTCACACCagcctgttgcaagacccatatCTGCTGGCTTACCAAG CAGACGAGGGCACAGTATCCCTCAGATAGAGGAAGTGGCTGAGGCTGCTCCAGTGCCAGACCTGCTGGGCAGCATCCTCAGCGGCCAGAGCATGCTGCTCATGGACAGTTCTGATGTAGTCATCAACAGAGATGGCTCGCTTAAGGCCACCAAACCTG TGAGTTTGTCTTTGCCAAGAAGCAGCATCTCAAGCAGTTCCACCTCAGGAGAATCAGGGATCACACCTACAGGATCAAGTCCTTTTCAATCAAACAGACAGCCTACACCCTCATCCTCTTGTTCCAGCCCGCTAAAGAGACCTTCATCACACAGTTCCTCTCCACTGTCACCTGTGTCGCCCTCACAACCCACTTTACACACACCTGTGACCTCTCCAGGCCACCCGCGTTTGCATATGCCACTGCCCCACAGGCCGTTGCCCTCACACCCTCCTGGAACTGAACACAGTCAGTGGGGCACCTGTGGGGTCAGAGGCCAACCCCCGACAAGGGTTACAAGTGGTGCTTCTGACTCTCGCCTCGGGGAGAGGGGTGATGCTTCTCAACAGATCCCTGGAAAAAAGCCTCCACCCAAGCCAGTGTGGGTAGATGTGTCTGGGTTACCAAGGATACCAAAGATTAAAAGGGAAAACCGTTCTGAAGCACACAGCAGCAGAGGAAGTATTAGCAATAACTTACCAGAATCTTCTATGACGGGTTTAGCAGGTGGCAAAGGCCGGCAACATACCGTTGACCAGCAGGGAGCAAGTGCGAGTCGGCAGAGTAGGACAGTAGACAGTCATAGACAGAGACTAGACCGAACTGGACCTTCATCTTCTTTTTCTAATTCTTTCTCAACTCCCTCATCGTCGAGCAGTGTAACATCAAATCCACGGCCATCATCGTCTTCTGCTATTAGTTTCCGTATTAATACTAGTGGGAACCCATGGCATGCTCGGCGTCTTTCTGCACCTGAGCCGAGTGGTGCAAAAGATGAAGAATCTGCAAAGAGGACCCAGAAACACAAGCAAATGCTGCTTTCGTCCCATTCCCAAGCTAAAAAGGTTTCGGTAAAGAGCGAAGTCTATGATCCCTTCAATCCCACAGGGTCCGATTCCTCAGAAAGTGAAGCTGAGAATGATTGCCCGGAAATGCTATCAACCATGGGACAAAATGAAGGCGTCAAACAGCAGATTAAAGCAGAACCCATGGACTTTGAACAACCTGAGGAGGAAGAAAGTACTGGAATGTGTATCCAAGTTAAAATGGAGCCAGCTTCAATCAAGGAGGACCCATGGCAAAGGCCTTCATATACGCAAATGCAGTCTGAGAGTCTTGCTGCTGTTATGGCATACAGTGGAAGCCCCGCACTCTCTGATATTGAGCATAGTGCACCTCCTGAAAGCCCATTCACCAAAGCTTTGGATCGCTCTAGATCAAGCTCAGCCTCTAGTCAACGCAGTGATGATAAGGTCAAAATAGAGGTAAAGTCTGAACCAGAAGATGTACCATCTCCTGCAAAGCCCATGTCTAAGCCTGAGGTCCCCAAAGGAAATGGCCTTTGTGATGAAGTGCCATCAGCGGCAAGCACCTTTGATGTAAGCCACAAAAGCAAGGAGAAAGAAATAATATCACCATGCTCTAAGcctgaggaggaagagggacAGTCAGGGTATTCTTCACAGAGCTCTCCCTCCAAAGATGAAAGCTGTAATGAAAAGAATAAACAGTCATGGACAGAAGACAGAAAGCATTTGAGCTCTAGATCTCCAGGCCGCAGGCGGTCTCGTTCTAGATCGAAGGAGAAAAGGAGGTCTCGTTCTAGATCAAAGGAAAAAAGGAGGTCTCGTTCTAGATCGAAGGAGAAAAAGCGCTCTCGCTCGAGGTCTAAAGAAAAAAGGCGTTCTCGCTCGAGGTCTAGAGACAGAAGGCGCTCACGCTCAACATCCAAAGACAGGAGGCGCTCAAGCTCGAGGTCTAGAGACAGAAGGTGCTCGAGATCTAGAGACAGAATGCGTTCACGCTCTAGATCTAAAGATAGAAGGAGCTCACGCTCTAGATCTCCAGTTCGCAGACGTTCCCGCTCAAAgtctgaagaaagaaaacattCTCGCTCAAGATCTAAAGAGCGAAAGCCCCCCCGTTTACAAGACAAACAACACTCGACTCTGTCCAGCAGCAGTGAGAGCTCACGGAAGAAAAAAGCAAAGCATGACAGCCGTGATTATGACGCCAGAGGGAAAGGTGGACACAAGAAGTCCAAGGAGAAAAGGCGTTCTCGCTCACGCTCCAGATCTAGATCAAGATCCatagagaggaggagagagcagACATCTTCACACAAGTCTTCTTCAGCATCACGCGATGAATGCGATATGAGGTCCAAAAGGCGAAGGTCTAGATCAAGCTCTAGAGACCAGAGACGAAGAGTAGATGTGTCGGAGGGCATTCATCAGAAAGAAAGGAACACTAACAaatccacagcaaccacttctATTGAGGCAAAAGAGCCAAATTGCAGTTTGAATAAAAATGCAGAGACAGAGTCTGGGGAGAACCAGTGTGCGACTGGAACTGCAATTAAAGTgtcaattaaaaaagaaaaagaagttaGTAATCCTGGCTTTTCAACATTAATTGAAAAAACTGACAAAATCAAAGCGGAGACTCCTTCAGTTGAGGTGTCGAACAAACCACATGAAGCCAAACCCAAAGAAATCAAACAAGAAGATGTCTGGACACTTGGCGAGGCCGAAGAGGCTCAAATgcagaaagataaaaaaagagagattgaACAAAGCAATACATTGTTTGAAGAATTAATAAAGCCGGAGgaaattaaaaaagaagaaatcacTACCTCAGGTGACACCaaaacatccagagaatttaACGAAGTCTGTTCTTCGAAAACCTCTACACCCAGAAATCATAGCAGTTACTTATTACATCAGGGCGAGAAAAGTACTGATGATGTGTTAAAACCACCAGAACAAATCAAAATAGAGCAAGTATGGCCTGATGAAGAGgactgtaataataatgatgatgatgatgatgatgatgacccTTACAGTGATGGTGCTCTTGTCATCAATTTGTCCACACCTGACCCTGCTCCTATGGATTGTGAAAAAGAGACTGATTGTGAATTTACAAGCTTGCCTGTTGTGGAAAAGGAGGAGATGGAGGTAGTGCCTATACAAGCACCATGCCCAGTGAAACAAGAACCTGTAGACTCCTCAGATGAAGATATCAATGTGGACTATTTAATTGACAACTTGGACTTCATTAAGAAGGAGATGAAGGAGGGTCCCGTCACTAATTCACCAAGTGCTGCAGAGCCTCACCCTGTAATGCAGGGTGTCACAGGAGGGGCAAAGCAGGAGGTAGAGTCAGCTTTAGTCATAGGAGGCACTAAGGCCAAATCACAGGGAAAACGTGTTACCTGGAATATACAAGAGCCAGAGGGCCCTCAGCCAGAAAAAATGAGCA AACTTGCACTCTTCAAGCTGAAACTGAAGCAGGAAGGATCCCGCAAGGCTGCTTCCACCTCTTCCACATACAGCTCTAGTCAG GAGTTAACCCCTGTCCAGGTGGGGCCCAAACCAGCAGGGACTAGTCTTAACACTCCATTGCAAGAGGAGCAGTCAGACCTCACCCAGGGAGGATCTAAATCCCGCAAGGTCGAGGTCCTGCAGGATCCCCATCAGAAAGACAAG
- the phrf1 gene encoding uncharacterized protein phrf1 isoform X4, which yields MEAKSRKRYHMECLTPPLDAVPVEEWFCPECSPNNRNRRSERADEDEGSILPTTSRSLLSNSRPTRAIARTQHSERVRANVNRHRITQARTAAQLAPRYLMQSTWLDETINAVVAGLNTAVYVRDLTPRPRSRRRRKTVRRRKSKTDGKTAGGKSTGVRRRKRRARRTRKKLVVKKTTTRGRIAHSLGIKKPVRSSSIPSVYRPSEQTLGSMRADIGAASLSIYGDPFDLDSFADEEEEVQQTPTPSSLLEAKRRGLSRSAMRSHQPVARPISAGLPSRRGHSIPQIEEVAEAAPVPDLLGSILSGQSMLLMDSSDVVINRDGSLKATKPVSLSLPRSSISSSSTSGESGITPTGSSPFQSNRQPTPSSSCSSPLKRPSSHSSSPLSPVSPSQPTLHTPVTSPGHPRLHMPLPHRPLPSHPPGTEHSQWGTCGVRGQPPTRVTSGASDSRLGERGDASQQIPGKKPPPKPVWVDVSGLPRIPKIKRENRSEAHSSRGSISNNLPESSMTGLAGGKGRQHTVDQQGASASRQSRTVDSHRQRLDRTGPSSSFSNSFSTPSSSSSVTSNPRPSSSSAISFRINTSGNPWHARRLSAPEPSGAKDEESAKRTQKHKQMLLSSHSQAKKVSVKSEVYDPFNPTGSDSSESEAENDCPEMLSTMGQNEGVKQQIKAEPMDFEQPEEEESTGMCIQVKMEPASIKEDPWQRPSYTQMQSESLAAVMAYSGSPALSDIEHSAPPESPFTKALDRSRSSSASSQRSDDKVKIEVKSEPEDVPSPAKPMSKPEVPKGNGLCDEVPSAASTFDVSHKSKEKEIISPCSKPEEEEGQSGYSSQSSPSKDESCNEKNKQSWTEDRKHLSSRSPGRRRSRSRSKEKRRSRSRSKEKRRSRSRSKEKKRSRSRSKEKRRSRSRSRDRRRSRSTSKDRRRSSSRSRDRRCSRSRDRMRSRSRSKDRRSSRSRSPVRRRSRSKSEERKHSRSRSKERKPPRLQDKQHSTLSSSSESSRKKKAKHDSRDYDARGKGGHKKSKEKRRSRSRSRSRSRSIERRREQTSSHKSSSASRDECDMRSKRRRSRSSSRDQRRRVDVSEGIHQKERNTNKSTATTSIEAKEPNCSLNKNAETESGENQCATGTAIKVSIKKEKEVSNPGFSTLIEKTDKIKAETPSVEVSNKPHEAKPKEIKQEDVWTLGEAEEAQMQKDKKREIEQSNTLFEELIKPEEIKKEEITTSGDTKTSREFNEVCSSKTSTPRNHSSYLLHQGEKSTDDVLKPPEQIKIEQVWPDEEDCNNNDDDDDDDDPYSDGALVINLSTPDPAPMDCEKETDCEFTSLPVVEKEEMEVVPIQAPCPVKQEPVDSSDEDINVDYLIDNLDFIKKEMKEGPVTNSPSAAEPHPVMQGVTGGAKQEVESALVIGGTKAKSQGKRVTWNIQEPEGPQPEKMSKLALFKLKLKQEGSRKAASTSSTYSSSQELTPVQVGPKPAGTSLNTPLQEEQSDLTQGGSKSRKVEVLQDPHQKDKYMKKLHMQERAIEEVKLAIKPFYQKRDITKEEYKEILRKAVQKVCHSKSGEINPVKVANLVKAYVDKYKHAKKHRKGESLGKSQNAEGLKDSETPG from the exons ATGGAGGCAAAGTCCAGAAAACG GTACCACATGGAATGTTTAACACCCCCCTTGGATGCTGTGCCTGTGGAGGAGTGGTTTTGCCCAGAATGTTCACCAAACAACCGTAACAGAA gaaGTGAGCGGGCAGATGAGGATGAGGGCAGTATTCTACCCACCACCAGCCGCTCACTGCTGAGCAACTCCAGGCCTACCAGAGCCATCGCACGTACTCAGCACAGCGAGAGGGTCCGCGCCAACGTCAACAGACACCGCATCACACAGGCACGCACTGCTGCACAG CTTGCTCCCCGGTACCTGATGCAGTCCACCTGGCTGGACGAGACAATTAATGCTGTGGTGGCTGGACTTAACACAGCTGTGTACGTGCGGGACTTGACTCCTCGCCCACGGTCCCGTAGGAGACGGAAGACAG TtagaagaagaaaatcaaaaacgGATGGGAAAACTGCTGGGGGCAAAAGCACAGGGGTGAGAAGACGGAAACGTAGAGCGAggagaacaagaaaaaaattG GTTGTGAAGAAGACCACCACTCGGGGCCGAATTGCACACAGCCTGGGCATTAAGAAACCTGTCCGCAGCTCTTCCATCCCCTCTGTCTACCGTCCATCTGAGCAGACACTGGGCAGCATGAGAGCTGACATTGGTGCAGCCTCCCTTTCTATTTATGGAGACCCTTTTGACCTTGACTCCTTTGCTGATGA GgaagaggaggtgcagcagacACCAACTCCATCCTCGTTACTGGAGGCTAAGCGACGAGGTTTGTCTCGTTCTGCCATGCGTTCACACCagcctgttgcaagacccatatCTGCTGGCTTACCAAG CAGACGAGGGCACAGTATCCCTCAGATAGAGGAAGTGGCTGAGGCTGCTCCAGTGCCAGACCTGCTGGGCAGCATCCTCAGCGGCCAGAGCATGCTGCTCATGGACAGTTCTGATGTAGTCATCAACAGAGATGGCTCGCTTAAGGCCACCAAACCTG TGAGTTTGTCTTTGCCAAGAAGCAGCATCTCAAGCAGTTCCACCTCAGGAGAATCAGGGATCACACCTACAGGATCAAGTCCTTTTCAATCAAACAGACAGCCTACACCCTCATCCTCTTGTTCCAGCCCGCTAAAGAGACCTTCATCACACAGTTCCTCTCCACTGTCACCTGTGTCGCCCTCACAACCCACTTTACACACACCTGTGACCTCTCCAGGCCACCCGCGTTTGCATATGCCACTGCCCCACAGGCCGTTGCCCTCACACCCTCCTGGAACTGAACACAGTCAGTGGGGCACCTGTGGGGTCAGAGGCCAACCCCCGACAAGGGTTACAAGTGGTGCTTCTGACTCTCGCCTCGGGGAGAGGGGTGATGCTTCTCAACAGATCCCTGGAAAAAAGCCTCCACCCAAGCCAGTGTGGGTAGATGTGTCTGGGTTACCAAGGATACCAAAGATTAAAAGGGAAAACCGTTCTGAAGCACACAGCAGCAGAGGAAGTATTAGCAATAACTTACCAGAATCTTCTATGACGGGTTTAGCAGGTGGCAAAGGCCGGCAACATACCGTTGACCAGCAGGGAGCAAGTGCGAGTCGGCAGAGTAGGACAGTAGACAGTCATAGACAGAGACTAGACCGAACTGGACCTTCATCTTCTTTTTCTAATTCTTTCTCAACTCCCTCATCGTCGAGCAGTGTAACATCAAATCCACGGCCATCATCGTCTTCTGCTATTAGTTTCCGTATTAATACTAGTGGGAACCCATGGCATGCTCGGCGTCTTTCTGCACCTGAGCCGAGTGGTGCAAAAGATGAAGAATCTGCAAAGAGGACCCAGAAACACAAGCAAATGCTGCTTTCGTCCCATTCCCAAGCTAAAAAGGTTTCGGTAAAGAGCGAAGTCTATGATCCCTTCAATCCCACAGGGTCCGATTCCTCAGAAAGTGAAGCTGAGAATGATTGCCCGGAAATGCTATCAACCATGGGACAAAATGAAGGCGTCAAACAGCAGATTAAAGCAGAACCCATGGACTTTGAACAACCTGAGGAGGAAGAAAGTACTGGAATGTGTATCCAAGTTAAAATGGAGCCAGCTTCAATCAAGGAGGACCCATGGCAAAGGCCTTCATATACGCAAATGCAGTCTGAGAGTCTTGCTGCTGTTATGGCATACAGTGGAAGCCCCGCACTCTCTGATATTGAGCATAGTGCACCTCCTGAAAGCCCATTCACCAAAGCTTTGGATCGCTCTAGATCAAGCTCAGCCTCTAGTCAACGCAGTGATGATAAGGTCAAAATAGAGGTAAAGTCTGAACCAGAAGATGTACCATCTCCTGCAAAGCCCATGTCTAAGCCTGAGGTCCCCAAAGGAAATGGCCTTTGTGATGAAGTGCCATCAGCGGCAAGCACCTTTGATGTAAGCCACAAAAGCAAGGAGAAAGAAATAATATCACCATGCTCTAAGcctgaggaggaagagggacAGTCAGGGTATTCTTCACAGAGCTCTCCCTCCAAAGATGAAAGCTGTAATGAAAAGAATAAACAGTCATGGACAGAAGACAGAAAGCATTTGAGCTCTAGATCTCCAGGCCGCAGGCGGTCTCGTTCTAGATCGAAGGAGAAAAGGAGGTCTCGTTCTAGATCAAAGGAAAAAAGGAGGTCTCGTTCTAGATCGAAGGAGAAAAAGCGCTCTCGCTCGAGGTCTAAAGAAAAAAGGCGTTCTCGCTCGAGGTCTAGAGACAGAAGGCGCTCACGCTCAACATCCAAAGACAGGAGGCGCTCAAGCTCGAGGTCTAGAGACAGAAGGTGCTCGAGATCTAGAGACAGAATGCGTTCACGCTCTAGATCTAAAGATAGAAGGAGCTCACGCTCTAGATCTCCAGTTCGCAGACGTTCCCGCTCAAAgtctgaagaaagaaaacattCTCGCTCAAGATCTAAAGAGCGAAAGCCCCCCCGTTTACAAGACAAACAACACTCGACTCTGTCCAGCAGCAGTGAGAGCTCACGGAAGAAAAAAGCAAAGCATGACAGCCGTGATTATGACGCCAGAGGGAAAGGTGGACACAAGAAGTCCAAGGAGAAAAGGCGTTCTCGCTCACGCTCCAGATCTAGATCAAGATCCatagagaggaggagagagcagACATCTTCACACAAGTCTTCTTCAGCATCACGCGATGAATGCGATATGAGGTCCAAAAGGCGAAGGTCTAGATCAAGCTCTAGAGACCAGAGACGAAGAGTAGATGTGTCGGAGGGCATTCATCAGAAAGAAAGGAACACTAACAaatccacagcaaccacttctATTGAGGCAAAAGAGCCAAATTGCAGTTTGAATAAAAATGCAGAGACAGAGTCTGGGGAGAACCAGTGTGCGACTGGAACTGCAATTAAAGTgtcaattaaaaaagaaaaagaagttaGTAATCCTGGCTTTTCAACATTAATTGAAAAAACTGACAAAATCAAAGCGGAGACTCCTTCAGTTGAGGTGTCGAACAAACCACATGAAGCCAAACCCAAAGAAATCAAACAAGAAGATGTCTGGACACTTGGCGAGGCCGAAGAGGCTCAAATgcagaaagataaaaaaagagagattgaACAAAGCAATACATTGTTTGAAGAATTAATAAAGCCGGAGgaaattaaaaaagaagaaatcacTACCTCAGGTGACACCaaaacatccagagaatttaACGAAGTCTGTTCTTCGAAAACCTCTACACCCAGAAATCATAGCAGTTACTTATTACATCAGGGCGAGAAAAGTACTGATGATGTGTTAAAACCACCAGAACAAATCAAAATAGAGCAAGTATGGCCTGATGAAGAGgactgtaataataatgatgatgatgatgatgatgatgacccTTACAGTGATGGTGCTCTTGTCATCAATTTGTCCACACCTGACCCTGCTCCTATGGATTGTGAAAAAGAGACTGATTGTGAATTTACAAGCTTGCCTGTTGTGGAAAAGGAGGAGATGGAGGTAGTGCCTATACAAGCACCATGCCCAGTGAAACAAGAACCTGTAGACTCCTCAGATGAAGATATCAATGTGGACTATTTAATTGACAACTTGGACTTCATTAAGAAGGAGATGAAGGAGGGTCCCGTCACTAATTCACCAAGTGCTGCAGAGCCTCACCCTGTAATGCAGGGTGTCACAGGAGGGGCAAAGCAGGAGGTAGAGTCAGCTTTAGTCATAGGAGGCACTAAGGCCAAATCACAGGGAAAACGTGTTACCTGGAATATACAAGAGCCAGAGGGCCCTCAGCCAGAAAAAATGAGCA AACTTGCACTCTTCAAGCTGAAACTGAAGCAGGAAGGATCCCGCAAGGCTGCTTCCACCTCTTCCACATACAGCTCTAGTCAG GAGTTAACCCCTGTCCAGGTGGGGCCCAAACCAGCAGGGACTAGTCTTAACACTCCATTGCAAGAGGAGCAGTCAGACCTCACCCAGGGAGGATCTAAATCCCGCAAGGTCGAGGTCCTGCAGGATCCCCATCAGAAAGACAAG